The nucleotide sequence GAGCCGGAGCCGCCGGAGCAGGTGTGGCAGGCGGAGCCTTGACCATCTCGTTGCCAGCCGCTTCCCAAGCCATGTTGCCGCCCAGTAAGGCTCCCGCGTTCGTGAAGCCAGCTTTTTGCAAGAGCAGCGCCGCACGGGCGCTCGTGTGTTCGGACGGTCAGCTACAGTACGCAATAATGCGTTTGTCTTTGGGCAAATCTTTGAAATCGCCCTGTTCTAACCGCGACAACCCATGCTCAAGCGCGCCTTTGACGTGGGCAGCTTTATAAGCGTCAGGGCCGCGCACATCAATGATGATCGCTTTGCCGCTGTCAATAGCAGCTTTGGCTTCCGCCACTGGCACGCGCGGAATCGAATCTTCAGGGTTTTGCGCGGGGGCCGCCGCCGCCGCCGCCGCAGGCGCACTTTGAACTGCGCCATTCGCCGCTGGCAACGGACTGGCCACAGGCACCGTTCCGGGGGGTGACACAGCCGCTGTTGGTTGCTGGCAGGCCGTGCCCAACCCAGCCAGCAACGCCAAAAGTGCGCTGCGCGTTAGGAGGTTGAGTTTATCCATAAGGTTCATTTCCTCAGCGTGATCCGCTCAGTAAAACTTGCGGGGTTCAGCGTTTGTTGGTTGTGCTGCGCTTTGCCTTGAACCGGTTCGCAGCCAGATGAGTGCTTGCACTGTTTGACCAATGCCAGCCGTAGTGTACACGAAGCCTTTAACAGCGACAATCCTGCGCCTGCCTCTCGTTAATCTTTGCGTTTGATTTTTGGCCCTCCCTTAGCGATGATGGCATGCCTGTGCCACTTCCCCCGCTTGTCCCGTTTGAA is from Acidobacteriota bacterium and encodes:
- a CDS encoding rhodanese-like domain-containing protein — its product is MDKLNLLTRSALLALLAGLGTACQQPTAAVSPPGTVPVASPLPAANGAVQSAPAAAAAAAPAQNPEDSIPRVPVAEAKAAIDSGKAIIIDVRGPDAYKAAHVKGALEHGLSRLEQGDFKDLPKDKRIIAYCS